A portion of the Mesobacillus sp. AQ2 genome contains these proteins:
- a CDS encoding VUT family protein produces MRIFLYLISIITANVITAALAPLQFGMFIVPMGTLLIGATFIFRDLVQNKYGRAKTYMFIGLALVLSAIVSSILGDTLWIVFASALSFAVAETTDTEIYTRLKLPMSWRIFYSGLVGGLLDSIIFVVLGLSPLGANFLPWEAVPAAILGQVIVKTIIQGIGAMLLNPINHIFNNKAMSN; encoded by the coding sequence ATGAGAATCTTTTTATACTTGATTTCAATTATAACTGCCAACGTGATTACAGCGGCACTTGCACCACTTCAGTTTGGTATGTTCATTGTGCCGATGGGTACATTATTGATAGGAGCCACATTCATTTTCCGTGACCTTGTCCAAAATAAGTATGGCCGAGCGAAAACATACATGTTCATTGGCTTGGCTCTTGTATTATCAGCAATTGTTTCTTCGATTCTTGGTGACACTCTTTGGATTGTATTCGCTTCGGCTTTGAGCTTTGCTGTTGCTGAGACGACCGATACTGAAATTTATACGAGGCTAAAACTGCCAATGAGCTGGAGAATCTTCTATAGCGGATTGGTTGGCGGACTGTTGGACTCAATCATATTCGTCGTGCTAGGATTGAGTCCTTTAGGAGCAAACTTCCTGCCATGGGAAGCCGTCCCTGCTGCGATTTTAGGCCAGGTCATCGTAAAAACCATCATTCAGGGAATCGGTGCCATGCTGCTTAATCCAATCAATCATATTTTCAACAATAAAGCAATGTCTAACTAG
- a CDS encoding SDR family oxidoreductase, translating to MKHAIITGSSSGFGKLIAIELAKSGYHVTATMRNLKKKDHLLELAAAEKVTDQIQLFQLDVTIDESIQEFKRFVHSLDSVDLLVNNAGYAQGGFSEELEVDTYRKQFETNFFGVIAVTQAVLPFMRQQRYGKIINMSSISGRFGFPGLSAYAASKHALEGYSESLRLELKPFGIDVILIEPGSFKTDIWKSIEAVPMHDQSPYESSMEAIMKELKTADASYGNPQDVARLVSGIASVNSPQLRYPIGKGIKNTLFLKNLLPWKMIEKIVIKKLNM from the coding sequence ATGAAGCATGCAATTATTACGGGTTCCTCAAGCGGATTTGGAAAATTGATCGCAATTGAACTGGCCAAATCAGGCTATCATGTGACTGCCACAATGAGGAATCTAAAAAAGAAAGATCATTTGTTGGAGCTTGCAGCGGCTGAAAAAGTGACAGATCAGATTCAATTATTTCAGTTGGATGTTACGATTGATGAATCAATCCAAGAATTCAAGAGGTTCGTGCATTCACTGGATTCAGTAGATCTGCTAGTCAATAATGCCGGCTATGCACAAGGTGGCTTTTCAGAAGAACTTGAGGTGGACACATATCGAAAACAATTTGAAACGAATTTTTTTGGAGTGATTGCTGTCACTCAGGCCGTCCTCCCTTTTATGCGTCAGCAAAGGTATGGAAAAATCATAAATATGAGCAGCATCAGCGGAAGGTTTGGATTCCCAGGCCTGTCTGCCTACGCAGCATCGAAACATGCTCTGGAGGGATACAGTGAAAGCTTAAGGCTGGAGTTAAAGCCTTTTGGAATCGATGTAATTTTGATTGAACCTGGTTCCTTTAAAACGGATATATGGAAAAGCATTGAAGCAGTTCCAATGCATGACCAATCACCATATGAATCCTCTATGGAAGCGATTATGAAAGAACTAAAAACCGCTGATGCCAGTTATGGGAATCCTCAGGATGTTGCCAGGCTTGTTTCTGGAATTGCATCCGTAAACTCCCCGCAATTGAGATATCCAATTGGTAAAGGCATCAAGAATACCTTGTTTTTAAAAAATCTTCTTCCGTGGAAAATGATTGAAAAAATCGTTATTAAAAAATTGAATATGTAA